A part of Oryctolagus cuniculus chromosome 15, mOryCun1.1, whole genome shotgun sequence genomic DNA contains:
- the MARVELD1 gene encoding MARVEL domain-containing protein 1, with protein sequence MLPPPPRQPPPQARSARGAVQLQRPFLRGPLGVLRLLQLLAGAAFWVTIATSKYQGPVHFALFVSVLFWLLTLGLYFVTLLGKHELVPVLGSRWLVVNVAHDLLAAALYGAATGIMIDQTQRHSYCNLKDYPLPCAYHAFLAAAVCGGLCLGLYLLSALYGCCRRYQGKLEVA encoded by the coding sequence ATGCTCCCGCCGCCCCCGCGCCAGCCGCCGCCCCAGGCGCGCTCGGCCCGCGGCGCGGTGCAGTTGCAGCGGCCGTTCCTTCGCGGCCCGCTGGGCGTGCTgcggctgctgcagctgctggccggcgccgcctTCTGGGTCACCATCGCCACCAGCAAGTACCAGGGCCCCGTGCACTTCGCGCTCTTCGTGTCGGTGCTCTTCTGGCTGCTGACCCTGGGCCTCTACTTCGTCACCCTGCTGGGCAAGCACGAGCTGGTGCCCGTGCTGGGATCGCGCTGGCTCGTGGTCAACGTGGCGCACGACTTACTGGCGGCCGCCCTCTACGGCGCGGCCACGGGCATCATGATCGACCAGACGCAGCGCCACAGCTACTGCAACCTCAAGGATTACCCGCTGCCCTGCGCCTACCACGCCTTCCTGGCTGCCGCCGTCTGCGGCGGCCTCTGCCTCGGCCTCTACCTGCTCTCGGCGCTCTACGGCTGCTGCCGTCGCTACCAGGGCAAGTTGGAGGTGGCGTGA